The Coleofasciculaceae cyanobacterium genomic sequence CTGGTGCTACTCCTAGTTTGAACCCCACAGGTCCTTATCAGGTTGATTATCAAGGAACTAAAAATTTAGTAAATGCTGCCAAAAAACAAGGCGTAGAGCATTTTATTTTGGTTTCATCTCTATGTGTTTCTAAGTTTTTTCATCCTCTGAATTTATTTTGGCTAGTTTTGTACTGGAAAAAACAAGCCGAGGCTTATATTCAAAAAAGCGGTATTCCTTATACGATTGTTAGACCAGGAGGGCTTAAATCAGAAGACAATTCTGATAATATCGTTATGTCGAGTGCCGATACTTTATTTGAAGGCAGCATTCCTCGAGCCAAAGTAGCTCAGGTATGCGTAGCAGCATTGTCTCAACCCCAAGCCAAATCAAAAATTGTCGAGATAGTGGCAAATCCTGAGGCAGGAGCTAAAACCTTTGAACAGCTATTTGCTAGTATTGCTTGAAGTGCCTAAGTAATTTAACTTAATCTAATTAAAGTGTTATTTTAGACTAACATTTCAGGGCAAATTTTTAGATTATCACGGAGTTTGAATAAGCTGTAAACAGATGCAACTAGTCAATCAAGCTAAAAAGTTTTTCTATTTAAGTTGTTTAGTGTTACTGCTCCTGAAATTAAGAGATATTAGTCAACCCCAGGCGCATTTCGATTGGCAAAATTATGGGCAAGCATTATCAAAGCTGTTCAATTATTGGCAGATAGGGCAGCCATTTTCAGCACCAAATGCTAATGTTTCTCCCAGTTTATACGCTACCCAGCCATTGGTTATGCAGGGAGGAGATCCTTATATTAGAGCCTTAATGCGGACAATTACTGCTAGTGAAGCGAATGTTTCACATCCATATAATGTCATCTATGGTGGTGAGCAGATTGACGATCTTAGTAGTCATCCTGAAGTCTGTGTCACCATTGTAGCTGGACCCAATATAGGCAACTGTACTACTGCTGCTGGGCGATATCAAATGCTGGATTTCACCTGGAGTAAACAAGCGCAAAAATATCATCCCAATCCTTCAGGTATTTGGCGTTGGCAAACCTACAGTTTTGAAGCTCAATATCAAGATGCTGTCGTTCACAGTTGGTTAAGCGATACTAATGCCTGGGGAACGGATATTCCTCAACTACTGAGACAAGGAGAAATAACTCAGGTGCTGAAGTTGCTTTCTGGTACTTGGACGAGCCTTGGCTATGGTATTGAAACTAATTCTATGAGCAGTTATTTGCCTCAAATTTATCAAAATATGTTAACACAAGAGCTCAGCTAGTATCTCGATTTTTGAGAAGATATGCAAGTATTTGCTGTAGATGAGTAGTATTTTATCATACTAAAGTTTATAGCAAAATAACAGCTAATTATTTTAGTTTCTGAATATTGTCATAGAGTTTTAAACTGAATACTTTTTGGATTTTTAGTTTAATTAATATAGCTTATTTTCAAGGCTTTTCAGGTTTAGAGTTAATAAATTAACTAAACCTCAAAATACCCCTTAACTTTCGCCAAGCGAGTTGGAAAAAAATTAACTTTTTATAGCTTGGTTGTAAGGTAGATCTAACTAAAGTCAGAAGCGTTTTATTGTGTTATCACAGTTAGTACTGTCACAACTATTACTAGATTGTCATAACTATTACTAGATTGTCATAACTATTACTACCCTAATTGTATAAATTAAAGTTTATTATCTGAATATTGTCTAATTTTTGTACATCTAGTTAGGTGAACCCTGAAAACTAATCTTTAATTTAAAACTAAAGGTTTGTGCATTATAGATAGTGTTTGTTTAAACTAAACATAATTAATACTCCAAGTGAAAACTTATATACCTCTGTTTTATTCTGAAAAGATTAAAAGACCAAATCGGAAATACTTCTTAAATAACATCATAGGAGAAGATTTTCTGATATTGCTATTGGCTTTTAGCTACCATAGTATTCATCCTTGGTCAAACGCTTTGGGCTTATTTTTTCTCCAGATTTCTTTTTGGTGTATTTATGAGCTGGGTTATATAGAAAATGACATAATCGGCGATAAATTTGAGGATACAGCAATTGTTTCCGATAATTACAATTCTTTTAAGTATACTTTTCCTCTCTGGCAACCTTGGGTATGGTCTTTATTTTTATCAGCTATAGGTACTATTGTTCTGGCTAAAGATATAATTATTCCCAACCAACTTATTAACCCGATCGCTTTTAGCGAAGATAATTACCAGCTATTTAAAATATCCGAAGGCTTTTTGTTTTGGTTTATTTTTTTATTATTTTTAAGATTTTTGTTTCATATTTATAATCATCTTAATAAGCAAAGCCGAGTTTGGTTTTACTTGCTGTTGCAAGCCTGTCGTTATTGCGGTTATTTAGTTTTACTTACAACTAACACTATCGGAGCAATCTTATTAGTCAGCAGCGTTTTAACTCGCTCAATTCAGTATGTTTTATATCGCTATTTGGGAGGAAAAAGCAATAGCTGGCCGATGGACTTTCCCAGATATTTCTTTTGTCTTTTAATCTTTTTATTATTGATGGGTACTTTAGCCGCTAATAACCGAGACTTATTTTTAATTCTTAACTATCAAGTGCTGTTAATTAGCGTTTTTTGTGGGGCGAGAGGCTACAAACAGTTCAATAAAGTATTTTCACAATTTCTTCCCGTAAGCGAAGACGGTTCTAGTCAGGTTAATTAAAGAGTTAAGCTGTCAGGTATGTAATATCAAGTACGGATAATTGGTTGCAATAGGACAAACTCATTATTTGCGTAGCTTCTTGAAGCAGTCCTAAAGGATTAGCTTCGCGTCCGCTGCTCCGGTTATCCGTGATAGACTCATTACTCATTTGTTAGCTGTAACTGATTAACTAAATCATTAAAAGGTTGCCAATCATTTGTTTCGCTGATTGATTGCCAAACCGATTCAATTAAAGGTCGTAACAATGCAGTTTGAGGATTTCGGGCTTTAAGGCGATCGCCAATGCGATTCATCTCGGCAACGGGCAATTGATTTAAGCATTGATGATAAAAGCCACGCCAGTTAGCGGTTACTTGTGAGCTAAAGTTAGCGTTTTCCAAAATTAAGCTGCTATCTTCTCGCCAACCGTAATTAAATCCTTGAGCTAGTTCAGCAAAAAAACCATGATAGCTAATTTCAGTATCTCTTAATAAATTGATGGTTTGAGTTACTAGTTCAGTTCCCAAAAATCCCAAAAAGCGATCGAATCCTAATTTTTGCAGCATAAGTTTTTGATAATGTTGTTGATAACAATCATCAAATTGAGCTAACCCTGCCGCCAAATTCGATTGTTCCGTAACCATTGCCAGAGGCAATTGCAGCATTTCTAAATTAGACTTGCAAATATATGGCTGATTACCATAACTATAGCGTCCACCATAGTCAAAACTAGCTGCCGTAAATCGAGCATCATAGGTAGGAATAAAAGCATAAGGACCATAATCAAAACTTTCCCCAGCGATCGACATATTATCCGTGTTTAAAACTCCATGACAAAATCCGGCAGCCATCCACTGTGCTGCTAGCTGAGCTACTCTAGCGACTAACTCGGTATAGAAGTGACTATATTTATCCTTGGTATTGGCAATATCTGGATAGTAAACTGCAACAACGCTGTCTAATAGCTTATCAACAAGATCGCGACGTTTGAAATAGTACAATCTTTCAAACGTCCCAAAACGAATATGAGACTTGCTAAACCGAACCATTACCGATGAACGAGTTGGGGAAGGTTCATCACCCCGCCATAAAGGTTCGCCAGTTTCAATTAGGCTCAAGCAACGAGAAGTATTAACTCCTAATTGATGCAAAGCTTCCGCAGCTAAAACTTCTCTTACTCCTCCTTTGAGAGTCAGTCTACCATCGGCACTGCGCGAATAGGGTGTTCTACCCGAACCTTTTGTGCCTAGGTCATATAAATTTCCGTCTACACCTCGAAGTTGCCCATATAAGAAACCTCTGCCATCGCCTAAAAAGGGATTATATGCCCCAAATTGATAGCCATGATAACGTAAAGCTAAGAAAGGTCGGACTCCGTTAAATTTACCAAAGGCATCAATAAAATCAGCATCACTAACTAAATCTGGTTGCAAACCCAGCAAAGGTATTAATTTATCGTTGCGAAAACGCAAATAATGTGCAGGGAATTCGGCAGCAGCTACAACATCATAGTAATCATCACCTAAATTTTCCATCACAGATTGGTATTCAAGGTTTAGTAGAGGATTAGAGTTAGTTTTCATAAAGGCGATCGCGTTGTATGTTTAAATTTGAATTAGCCAGACACATTTGAAGCCAAAATTAATCTATGCTAGCTTTCAATTGATGTTAAAAGCTTAATTAGTTTAAAGTTAATCAAATCTATAAGTAAATTGCTTTTTCTTATTTTTTACTTCAATGCCAGATCCAATTATGTATCAAGAGGATGGCTATGTTGTCCTCGAATCAGATCTACCTGAACAATTCATGACCTCAGCAGAATTAGAAGCCAAACTGATAAATCTCTTGCTGTCAGAGGAAGTCATCATTCCCAAGGAACTAAAGCAGTTTGACTTGGTTCAATTACAGGCACGACACTTAATGAACAATTACTTTGAATTAGATATAGGTGCTGATAAGTACTTGCAGTGGTATGTTGTGCGTTTAGAAAAGTAAACTACACTTTAAACTACTACTTTGCTTACTTATTGCTGATTTTTTTTATCAGACAATAAAGCCAAAAATCTTTAAATGGTTCTATGTATTGAGCTAGTGGCCAAAGAACAAAATAAGGTTGATGAACAACTTGGAGTAGAGGCAAATCATCTTCCGAATCGGTGATTAAAATTGCTGATTTTATTTCCGACTTTGATAAGACTTCTTGCATCATCAACAGTTTCCCATTATGGCGATCTTTTGCCCCCCGCCAAAATCGACAGCTTACTAAGCGATCGCATCTCACTGGTAAATACTGGAGTATCGGGTTAATTATTAAGTTAAAGCCTAAGCTAGCTATGATAATAGTTGCATCGGCATTGCTGTTTATCGCTGAAATTAATTCAGTATTAGCATAGTCTTCGGCTAGTTTCTTGGCTTTTGGCTGCCAAAGCAGCAGCGTCCAAGGTAGTAGTATGGTAGGCACAATGACTAAAAACCAATCTCTAACCCTATTTCCTTTGAATGGTAGTGGTAGCCAAACCCAAGGTCTTAATATTTTTAAGAGAATAATTAAGATAAAGCCAATTAAACGAGGACGTAGACTATTAATATATTCTGCCGTAGAGTTTCTAAGTAGTAATGTCTCATCAAAATCGATGATTATATGCGTGTTTTCAGCGGTATTAGCGATCGCAGCAGTAGCTTGTTCTGGCGTAACGATCGTAATGCTGTTAGTTTGATTCTTTTCCATTAGCCAAAATTGACCTAGTAATTATGATGAGATTGTTCGAGAAAATCATAACAGGCTAGTTTTAAAAAACCGTGAAAGTCAGAGACTATCTAAACTATTTATACTATTTAAGAGTTATCAAATTTCACCGTAGCAATCTATAGGAGTAACCCCAGTCGTGGAGTCACGATACAACGCAGCAGAAATAGAACAGAAATGGCAGCAGCAATGGCAAGAATCGGGAATAGACAAAACTCCCCAGCAAAGTGAGCGACCAAAATTCTACGCCTTGTCAATGTTTCCCTATCCTTCAGGAGACCTACACATGGGTCATGTGCGTAACTATGTAATTACGGATGTAATTGCTCGTCTGAAGCGAATGCAAGGTTATCGAGTACTACATCCTATGGGTTGGGATGCTTTTGGTTTGCCCGCCGAAAATGCAGCGATTGATCGCGGTATTCCTCCTGCCAAGTGGACATTTAAAAATATTGCTCAAATGCGCGATCAGCTAAAGCAATTAGGACTTTCCATCGACTGGGACAGAGAGGTTGCTACTTGTTCTCCTGACTACTATAAGTGGACACAGTGGCTGTTTCTACAGTTTCTTGATGCAGGGTTAGCTTATCAAAAAGAAGCTGCCGTTAACTGGGATCCTATCGACCAAACCGTATTAGCAAATGAACAGGTAGATAATGAAGGGCGCAGTTGGCGTTCGGGGGCAATTGTCGAACGCAAGTTGCTTAAACAGTGGTTTTTTAAGATCACTGACTATGCCGAAAAGCTCTTGCAAGATTTGGCTCAGCTAAAAGGTTGGCCCGAACGAGTGAAAACCATGCAGGCGAACTGGATTGGTAAGTCTGTGGGAGCATATTTAGAATTTGCGATCGTGGGCAGAGACGACAAGATTGCTGTCTTTACTACCCGTCCTGACACGGTATACGGTGTAACCTATGTGGTGCTTGCTCCAGAACATCCTTTGACTCCAGAAGTAACTGTACCCGAACAAAAAAAAGCGGTATCAGCATTTATCGAAGAAATTAAAGGGGAAAGTGAAATTGAACGAACTGCTGAAGATAAACCTAAGCGGGGTATTTTAACTGGCGGGAAGGCAATCAATCCCTTTAATGGCGAAGAAGTGCCAATTTTAATTGCTGACTATGTTTTGTATGAATATGGTACTGGCGCAGTAATGGGCGTACCTGCCCATGACGTTAGGGATTTTAAATTTGCCACAGAGAAAGGCTTAGCGATCAAAACGGTAATTGTTCCTGAAGGACAAGATGCAAATGAGCCGCTGCAAGCAGCCCATACCGAACCTGGAATAATAGTTAATTCGCGACAGTTCGATGGAACACCATCGGTAGAAGGTAAAGCCAAAATTATTGAGTACGCCGAACAACAGGGCTATGGTCAAGCGCGCATTCAATATCGCTTGCGCGACTGGTTGATTTCCCGTCAAAGATACTGGGGTTGTCCGATTCCCGTAATTCACTGTGATGATTGTGGTACTGTACCCGTACCAGATCGGGATCTGCCCGTGGAGTTGCCCGAAGCTATAGAACTATCAGGACGAGGAGGATCTCCTTTAGCTCAGTTGGATAGCTGGATTAATATTGATTGTCCCTGCTGTGGTAAGCCTGCTAAACGGGAAACCGATACAATGGATACTTTTATTGATTCATCTTGGTATTTCCTGCGTTACAGCGACGCTAACAACACTGAAACCGCTTTTGCTCAGGATAAGGTTAATGACTGGATGCCTGTCGATCAATACGTAGGCGGTATCGAACACGCTATTTTGCACCTATTATATTCTCGCTTTTTTACTAAGGTATTGCGCGATCGCGGTTTACTCAACTTTGATGAACCGTTTAAACGCCTGTTAACCCAAGGCATGGTGCAGGGATTAACTTATAAAAATCCTCAGACTAATAAATATATTCCTGCTGCCGATGTTAATCGGGATCAGCCAATAGATCCTGAAACGGGAGATCGGCTAGAGGTTTTCTTTGAGAAAATGTCTAAGTCTAAATACAACGGTGTCGCCCCTGAAGATGTCATTGCCGATTACGGCGTAGATACAGCCCGTATGTTTGTCATGTTCAAAGCCCCACCTGAGAAAGATTTGGAATGGGACGATGCTGATGTTGAAGGGCAATTTCGCTTTTTAAATCGGGTTTGGTCTTTGGTGACAAATTACACTTGTGCTAAAGTAACTGAACAATCTCAAGAACTAACTAAAGCAGAAAAAGACTTACGCCGAGCTATTCATACGGCAATTAAGGAAATTACGGAAGATTTAACCGGAGATTATCAGTTTAATACCGCTGTCTCGGAATTAATGAAGTTAAGTAATGCTCTTAAGGATACTGAGTGCAAAACTTCTCCAGTTTACCAAGAGGGTATTGAAACTTTAGTTCTGTTGCTCGCTCCTTTTGCCCCCCATATTGCCGAAGAGCTTTGGAGTTGTTTGGGGAACACTGAATCAGTCCATCAACAGCAATGGCGCGAAGTAGACGAGTCTGCCTTGATGGTAGATGAAATTACCTTAGTAGTGCAAATTATGGGTAAAACTCGCGGTACGATTCAAGTTCCTGCTAGCTGTGATCGAGCAGCCTTAGAAAAGTATGCCACCGAATCAGATATTGCTCAACATTATCTAGAAGGCAAAGAGGTTAAAAAAGTCATTGTCGTGCCAAATAAGCTAGTTAACTTCGTTGTAGCAAAATAAGATTAGAGCGATCGCCTTTTCTGAGTTTTAGAAAGAGTGCGATCGCTAATCGACATTGCATTGAACATTTAACATTAAACCTTAAAAAGGAATTTCATCCCAATCTTCATTGCCGCCACTGGCAGGGACAGACGCAGGTTCTGGGGTTGTAGCTGTAGTATCGACATAGTTAGTCTCAGGTTGAGCTTGGGGGCTAGAAGCAAAATTAACGACATTATCAGGTTGCTGAGCTTGCTGCGGTTTAACCGTAGAACTTGAACCACCAATCGCATAAATTCGCGAGGCAACTAATTTGGCACGCTTTTCTTTATAGCCTTCGGGCATTTCAAACAGATTCATCGATAAACGACCTTCAACAATGACGCGATCGCCTGAACTATAAGTATTTTTAATTTCTTCAGCTAGCTTGCCCCACCCTTCTACCTGTACTTTTCCTGGGGCTTCCCCTTCTTTGGTTGATTCAAATTCAACCATCATCGAAGATACGCTAAGCTTATCTTGAGTAGAACGTAATTCAGGATCGCTGACTATCTGCGCCATCAAAATACAGCTATTCATGGGTTTGCTACTCCTTATCTATCTAAATTACTAGAAACTATGTGAACAATTGTACTATTTATCAGCCGGACTTTCATCCCACTAATTGTAGTGGCAGTTTTTAAGTAAACGGTACTCCGACTTCCGGGCTAACTTTGTTCGTGATCGATAAAACTTTGGACTCGCTGACGATATTCAGCCAGTTGCCGATCTACCCAGTAGCGCTCGCCACTGTTGGCATAAATATGGATTAGTGGTTCACCCGCATCCGGCAAAATTAATACCCAGTTATCATTTTGCGGATTAAATATTTTTACGCCGTCAATTAACTCCAAATTTTCTGGAGAATGAGTTTCTACCAAATAACGCATCAAAGAGCCTTTAACTTTCCAAGGACAGCGAATCGAGCAAGATTTATAATAAACATTTGGTAAATCATGACGAATATCGGCCAGCGATCGCTCTTGAATTGTTAGCATTTCGATCAGTTTGGCAATGCTAAACATAGCGTCAAAACCAGGATGGAGTTGAGGAAAAATAAAGCCCATATCGCTACTACCTCCTAACACTACATGAAGATTATTCTGGGCCGCTGCCATTAATGCTGTCGGATTGACTTTCGTGCGAATCACTTTCCCATCATGACGACGAGCAATTTCTTCTACTGCACTAGAAGCATTGACGGGAACTACTACCGTGCTGCGAGGATGAGCCGTAAAAATAGTATTAACCATCAAAGCTGTCAAAGCTTCATCGCGAATTGGCAAACCCGCCTCATCCACCAAAATAAATTGTTCTCCGTTAGCAGATACCTGCACGCCAAAATTGGCTTTTAGAGCTTCAACTACTTGACCCAATTGATCCAACAGCACTTCTTTTTGGTTGGCAGAAATAGCAGTTTCTTTTAAGCTGGCATTTAACACCACTGCATCACAGCCAAACTTGACTAAAAGCTGGGGTAAAATTGCTCCAGCTACGGCATACACATAATCAATGACAATTTTAGAACTGCTGCTACGAACGGCTTCTATATTGACGTGTTTTTCAAAAGCACGACTATAGGTATCTAAAATGCCACTAGGATAACTAACGCTACCAATTTCTTGAACCGACACTCGGCGCAAGTCCTCTTTAAAATAAGCTCCTTCAATCTTTTTTTCTTGAGATTTAGAAATGCTGATTCCCTGTTTATCAAAAAATTCAATTAATAAATAATCAGGTCGATTAGGTTCTAAACGAATATGAATCCCGCCTGACACATCTACCATGTGGGTCATCATGGCACGGGCAATGGGAATAGCAGTTGCTTCTAAATTTTGCACGTTGATTCCCGCCGACATCAATCCAGAAATAATAGCTCTACCAAGCATACGGGAGACGCTGCGTTGATCGCGAGAGACAATGACTGTCGAATCAAGCTTGAGGGTTGAACCATAAGAAGCACCCAGCTTGACGACAAACTCAGGGGTTAGATCGATGTTAGCCAGTCCCGATACGCCCCGTTGTCCAAAAAGATTACGTTGGGCTGTATTACCCCAAATTAAATTGATATTAAGTATTGCTCCAGATTCAATTCTTTTACTCGGCCAAACTCTAACTCCTGGTGCAATTTGAGCTTCTTCTCCGACGATAGACAAGCTACCAATCACCGAACCTTCTAAAGCCTGCGATCGCCGATCCATTCTCGTACCACGAGAGATTATGCAGGCACGTAAATGAGCCTCATCTCCTACTGTAGCTCCATTCCAGATAATAGGTCGCTTGAGGTTAGCATCCGAGCCAACGGTAACATTATCACCAATTACTGTTCCAGCTTCGATCTTGACCCGCGCTCCAATACGACAATTATTGCCAATCATAGCTGGTGTTTCAATGACCGCACTAGGATCGACATAAGTATTGTTGCCAATCCAAATTCCCGCCGACTTCTGTTTATAGGGAAAATCCAGCTTAACTTTCTGGTCTAATCCGTCATACTGAGCTTCACGGTAGGCTTCTAAATGACCGACATCACACCAGTAACCTTCGGCAACATAGCCATACATTGGTTCTTGCTTTTCTAGCAATAAAGGGAACAAATCCTTGGAAAAATCTGACTCCTGATTTTCTGGGAGGTAATCGAGAACTTCTGGTTCGAGAATATATGTACCTGTGTTGACCGTATCCGAGAAAATTTCACTCAGGGAAGGCTTTTCTAAAAAGCGCTCGATCTTCCCCTCTCGGTCGGTAATTACTACGCCAAACTCTACAGGGTTAGGTACGCGAGTCAAAATTAAGGTTGCTTTGGATTTTTTCTCACGATGAAAAGCGATCGCAGCTTGCAGGTCAAAATCCGTAATCGCATCCCCGCTAATGGTGACAAAAGTGTCATCTAACCACTGCTGAATATTTTTAACACATCCTGCTGTTCCTAATGGCTGCTCTTCTTCCACCGCATAGGTCATTTGTACTCCAAAGTCGCTACCGTCTTGAAAATAATCCCGCATCACATCGGGAAGATAGTAAAGAGCAGCAATAACCTCAGTAATATTATGACGTTTTAGCAAATTGATGATGTGTTCGGCTATAGGACGGTTTAGCACGGGTACCATTGGTTTGGGCAGATCGCAGGTTAATGGGCGCAATCTAGTCCCTGAACCACCAGCCATTAGCACTGCTCGCATCATAATCTCCTAATATATTGGGGTTTATTTTTATTCTCTTTTTATATACTTGTATTTTATTACTATTGAGTCTGCTGATTTGGCTTTAGCTCAGGAGAAGCTTAAATTTAGTAGAAAAATTGGTTTGATTTAAAAGTTAATTGTTAAGACAATTTTTAGCTGGTCAAAAATTAGAAAATAAATTACCGCTTGATTCAAAATAACCCATGCCACATTGTTTTTTTTTAGCTTGTATTTAGAGAGTACTATTAAACAAAAGTTAATCTAACACAGCCAAAAAAATTGAGTTGTTAATTCCTCAAGAAGAAAATTCGACAATTGCTAGAATAATAGGTGTTGTTGGTTTATTGAGATAGTAAAGGTAGAGATGCCACAGTTTATTGGTTTTGTACTATTCGTTGTTTATGTCGGTGGAATTTGGAAGTTTTTATCAGGATACCGTCGCACTAACTTTAATGCTGGTCTATCTGGAAAAATCACCCTCGCTTTATTATGGCCAGTATTATTGATTGGCAATAAATCCTATCGTCGCAATTTCCGCAAGGCTTTGAGAGGGAGATAAGCTACAAACCTTTTCTGATTAGCACAGATAAATTTCTGATGAATGGTAAAGTCTTGCTAATTGGTGGAACTAGCGACAGTGCAGCCATAGCCGCAATGTTGGCTGCCTTCAATATACGGTTTGTCGTAACAGTAACTACCATAACTGCTCGCTCTTTGTACTCTTCCACCGTTGCCATAGTAGTTGAGCGTATGGATCGCTCAAGAATGCAGTTTTTCTGTCAGCAAAATCAAATTCAAGCTGTAGTTGATGCTTCCCATCCCTATGCAGTTGAGGTTTCGCGTCAGGCGATCGCCATTTGCACTCAGCTAAATCTTCCTTATCTACGTTACGAAAGAGTTAATTATCAAGCTTCAGCCGTCGCTCAAACCGACTCTTTTCTAATGAAATTAAATAGTTTTGACCAACTTCTAGCAGGTGATTATTTAACCAAACAGAGGGTATTTTTGACCGTTGGTTGCCAAATATTACCCCGATTCAAATCTTGGCAAAATCGAGCTACTCTATATGCCAGAATATTACCCAAAATAGCGTCTTTAGAAACGGCTATAGCCGCTGGGTTTACTGGCGATCGCCTGATTGCTATTCGCCCTCCGATTAGCGTGGCGACAGAAACAGCTTTATGGCAGCAATGGAAAATATCTTTAGTCGTAACTAAGGCATCAGGAAAAGCAGGGGGAGAAGACATCAAACATCAGGTAGCAAAGGATTTAGGTATTCCTTTAATCGTTATTGCTCGTCCTCAGATTACCTATCCGCAACAAACTTCAGAAATTAAAGATGTATTGGCTTTTTGCCAAGCAATTTAAAAATTAGATTTTCCACAGTTTAATCTTTCATGTCTAGGTATTTTTCCCTAAACAAAGGTTAAGATACAGAAAATACTCATATCTCTCCATTAAGAATTTAGTTAATAAAATTTGCTCGACTCCAGCTTGAAGATGAAAATCAAACATCCCATCAATTTGCACAAATTCCTGACCTTTGCCTTCGTTTTAGGCTTAATGGTTATATATCAAAATTTTACTGTAGCTCCTTGGATATATCTCTCACTTCACGGAACTTATGGCATTATGTGGCTAATTAAAGATCGTCTGTATCCCGATCGCCAGTGGGAATCAGAAATACCAACCATTATGGGAATTGTAATCTTTGCTGTGCTGGGATTATATTGGGTTGCACCCTTTATTTTAATTAGTAGTGGAGTACAGTCTAGCGCACCTTTGATGGCAGCAGCGATCGCTACGAATCTCTTGGGAATATTACTGCATTACGGTAGCGATGCCCAAAAATACTTTACGCTCAAATATAACTCAGGATTAATTACCGAAGGATTCTTTAGCCGTAGCCGTAATCCTAACTATTTAGGAGAGATTTTGATCTATCTCGGTTTTGCGATGTTGGCGCAGCATTGGCTTCCTTTCGTGATTTTAGGCTTAGTTGCGGCTTCAGTTTTTGTGCCAAATATGCTGAAAAAAGATCGATCTCTAGCTCGCTATCGTGAGTTTGCTGCCTATAAAGAACGTTCTGGTTTACTATTACCCAAGCTGTTTGTTAATCAATCAGCAGAAACAGTAG encodes the following:
- the leuS gene encoding leucine--tRNA ligase, yielding MESRYNAAEIEQKWQQQWQESGIDKTPQQSERPKFYALSMFPYPSGDLHMGHVRNYVITDVIARLKRMQGYRVLHPMGWDAFGLPAENAAIDRGIPPAKWTFKNIAQMRDQLKQLGLSIDWDREVATCSPDYYKWTQWLFLQFLDAGLAYQKEAAVNWDPIDQTVLANEQVDNEGRSWRSGAIVERKLLKQWFFKITDYAEKLLQDLAQLKGWPERVKTMQANWIGKSVGAYLEFAIVGRDDKIAVFTTRPDTVYGVTYVVLAPEHPLTPEVTVPEQKKAVSAFIEEIKGESEIERTAEDKPKRGILTGGKAINPFNGEEVPILIADYVLYEYGTGAVMGVPAHDVRDFKFATEKGLAIKTVIVPEGQDANEPLQAAHTEPGIIVNSRQFDGTPSVEGKAKIIEYAEQQGYGQARIQYRLRDWLISRQRYWGCPIPVIHCDDCGTVPVPDRDLPVELPEAIELSGRGGSPLAQLDSWINIDCPCCGKPAKRETDTMDTFIDSSWYFLRYSDANNTETAFAQDKVNDWMPVDQYVGGIEHAILHLLYSRFFTKVLRDRGLLNFDEPFKRLLTQGMVQGLTYKNPQTNKYIPAADVNRDQPIDPETGDRLEVFFEKMSKSKYNGVAPEDVIADYGVDTARMFVMFKAPPEKDLEWDDADVEGQFRFLNRVWSLVTNYTCAKVTEQSQELTKAEKDLRRAIHTAIKEITEDLTGDYQFNTAVSELMKLSNALKDTECKTSPVYQEGIETLVLLLAPFAPHIAEELWSCLGNTESVHQQQWREVDESALMVDEITLVVQIMGKTRGTIQVPASCDRAALEKYATESDIAQHYLEGKEVKKVIVVPNKLVNFVVAK
- a CDS encoding glycoside hydrolase family protein, which codes for MQLVNQAKKFFYLSCLVLLLLKLRDISQPQAHFDWQNYGQALSKLFNYWQIGQPFSAPNANVSPSLYATQPLVMQGGDPYIRALMRTITASEANVSHPYNVIYGGEQIDDLSSHPEVCVTIVAGPNIGNCTTAAGRYQMLDFTWSKQAQKYHPNPSGIWRWQTYSFEAQYQDAVVHSWLSDTNAWGTDIPQLLRQGEITQVLKLLSGTWTSLGYGIETNSMSSYLPQIYQNMLTQELS
- a CDS encoding chlororespiratory reduction protein 7 codes for the protein MPDPIMYQEDGYVVLESDLPEQFMTSAELEAKLINLLLSEEVIIPKELKQFDLVQLQARHLMNNYFELDIGADKYLQWYVVRLEK
- a CDS encoding YdiU family protein, coding for MKTNSNPLLNLEYQSVMENLGDDYYDVVAAAEFPAHYLRFRNDKLIPLLGLQPDLVSDADFIDAFGKFNGVRPFLALRYHGYQFGAYNPFLGDGRGFLYGQLRGVDGNLYDLGTKGSGRTPYSRSADGRLTLKGGVREVLAAEALHQLGVNTSRCLSLIETGEPLWRGDEPSPTRSSVMVRFSKSHIRFGTFERLYYFKRRDLVDKLLDSVVAVYYPDIANTKDKYSHFYTELVARVAQLAAQWMAAGFCHGVLNTDNMSIAGESFDYGPYAFIPTYDARFTAASFDYGGRYSYGNQPYICKSNLEMLQLPLAMVTEQSNLAAGLAQFDDCYQQHYQKLMLQKLGFDRFLGFLGTELVTQTINLLRDTEISYHGFFAELAQGFNYGWREDSSLILENANFSSQVTANWRGFYHQCLNQLPVAEMNRIGDRLKARNPQTALLRPLIESVWQSISETNDWQPFNDLVNQLQLTNE
- a CDS encoding SDR family oxidoreductase encodes the protein MRILVAGATGKTGRHIVRQLINNGVPVKALVRDLEQAKTILPTEAEFVLGDVLQPATFESALSDCNVLICATGATPSLNPTGPYQVDYQGTKNLVNAAKKQGVEHFILVSSLCVSKFFHPLNLFWLVLYWKKQAEAYIQKSGIPYTIVRPGGLKSEDNSDNIVMSSADTLFEGSIPRAKVAQVCVAALSQPQAKSKIVEIVANPEAGAKTFEQLFASIA
- a CDS encoding single-stranded DNA-binding protein, with the translated sequence MNSCILMAQIVSDPELRSTQDKLSVSSMMVEFESTKEGEAPGKVQVEGWGKLAEEIKNTYSSGDRVIVEGRLSMNLFEMPEGYKEKRAKLVASRIYAIGGSSSTVKPQQAQQPDNVVNFASSPQAQPETNYVDTTATTPEPASVPASGGNEDWDEIPF